The genomic interval ATGCTCAGCCAACGATAGAAGAAGACAGGTCAATATTGGGTGCAAACAGGCACGTATGAACACAAATATTTGCAATACCCCCCATACTGCGAAGTACCTGAACAAGCCCTTGGTAATTATTTACGTTCAATGCCTGGCTATTTAGCGGCGAAGAGTGAATTAAGAGTCAAATTTGTACTTATTTCCGGCTGAGTTTCAGGGGTAGCCGGGAAGAGCTATGGAGAGAAGCTTACTTCCGCCAGTAGGCGGGCGTCAGCAACACCAGCAGGGTAAAGATCTCCAACCGACCCAACATCATGGCAAAGCAGAGAATCCACTTCGCCGGGTCGTTGAGCTGTCCATAGTTGGTACCTACCGTCGCGAGCCCAGGGCCAAGATTATTGATGGAGGCGGCAACCGCTGAAAAAGCCGTCATCAGGTCCAAGCCGGTGAGTGCAAGCGCAAGGTACATGAAGGTAAAACTAGCCACATAGAGAGCGAAAAAGCCCCATACCGCCTCCACCACTCGGCTTGGAATCGTCTTGCCGCCGACTCGAATAGGGATCTGGGCACTAGGATGGATTAGACGTGTAATCTCGCGCAATCCCTGCTTGATCAGCAGCAGGAAACGGATCACCTTAATGCCACCACCGGTAGAACCGGCGCAACCACCGACAAAGCTCGAGAAAAGTAAAATAATCGCGACCACACCGGGCCAGACGGAGTAATCAGCCGTGGTAAAACCGGCGGTCGTCCCAATGGAAACTGCCTGGAACACCCCTTTGGCCACCGCTTCATTCCACTCGTAGGTGCCTGTAAGGTAGAGCATCAAGGAGACCACCAAGGCAACCACCATCAACACCGCCACATAGAAGCGAAACTCGCTATCGAGCAGGTAGATTATTGGATTGCGCCGCCGCCAGGCAACGAAATGGAGAGCAAAATTGGCACCGGAGAGAAGCAGAAAAATTACAGCTATCATTTCGATCAACGTGCTGTCGAAGTAGCCCATGCTGGCATCATGGGTGGAGAACCCACCGATAGCAATGGTGGCAAAGGAGTGCCCGATGGCATCAAAAAGCGTCATACCGGCCGCCCAGTAGGCGAGTGCGCAGGCGATGGTAAGGCCAAGATAGATATACCACAACGCCTTTGCCGTCTCAGTGATGCGTGGTGTCAGCTTCGAATCCTTCATTGGCCCCGGAGTCTCAGCACGGTAGAGCTGCATACCACCGATACCCAGCATCGGCAGCACTGCCACCGCCAGTACGATGATACCCATGCCGCCAAGCCACTGTAGCTGCTGACGGTAGTAGAGGATCGAACGGGGCAACTCATCAAGACCGACAATCACCGTTGCACCGGTGGTGGTCAGGCCGGAAATTGACTCAAAGACAGCGTCTACCAGAGACATATGTGGGTTGCTCGCGAGCATAAACGGCAGGGCGCCGGTCAGCCCGAGCACACTCCAGAACAGCACCACCACCATAAAGCCGTCTCGCAACCGCAGTTCATGCTGCTTGCCACGCACCAGAGCGCGCGCGAGGGCACCGGCTAGAAAAGTGATCAAAAAGGCGATGAGAAAAACTGTACTCGCTCCGTCTTCATACCAATATGAGACGATCGCAGGTGGCAGCATGGTCAGACTGAAGAGCATCAGCAGGATACCGAGAATGCGTTGCACAACATTGAAGTGCATTATTGCCGACACTCCCTCAAAAGGACTATCGCGCACTCAATCCGTAGCAGCGTCAAAGCCCCCTTGGGTGGCAGGTAGAGTTTGAACAAGCCTTTCACAGGTATGTGATACCCACCTGGAACAGACGCTCAACATCTGAAATGTGCTGTTTGTCCACAAGAAACAGAATGACGTGGTCTTCCTTCCGAATCACCGTGTCATGGTGGGCAATCAATACCTCACTACCACGCACGATGGCACCAATATTTGCACCGGGCGGCAGGTCGATATTTTCAACTGCCCGACCCACGACCTGGGAAGAGCCAGGATCACCGTGAGCGACTGCCTCAATGGCCTCGGATGTACCACCACGCAGGGAGTGCACCATCACCACATCACCCCGGCGCACATATGTCAGCAGCGTGCCGATGGTAGCCTGCTGAGGCGAGATGGCAAAGTCGATAGGGCCATCCTGCACCATATCCACATAGGCCCCGCGATTGATCAATGCCATCACCTTGCGCGCCCCCAATCGCTTGGCCAGCATGGCAGAGAGGATATTGGCTTCATCATCATTTGTGACAGCACAGAAGAGATCGGTATCCTCTATATTCTCCTCAAGCAGCAGGCTTTCATCAGAGACATCACCGTGAAGGACGATGGTTTTTTGCAGATCCTCGGCTACCCTCTGAGCTCTACTCTTATCACACTCAATCAGCTTTACCTGATAATACCGCTCCAGCGCACTCGCAAGCCGCTTTCCTATATTGCCGCCGCCGGCAAAAATAAGCCGTTTATACGGTTTTTCCGATTTCCGCAGCTCATTCATCACCAAGCGAATATTTTCTGAGGCGGCGATAAAAAAGACTTCATCATCAACTTCAATAACGGTATCGCCCTTAGGATGGACGGCCTGCCCCTGGCGGTAGATAACGGCTATACGCGCATCGACATGGGGGATATGCCAGTGGAGGGCGCGCAACTCATGACCTACCAGCGGGCCACCGTGGTATGCACGTACCGACACCAAGCGCGCACGGCCACCGGCAAAATCGAGTACCTGCAGGGCGCCCGGGTGTTTGATCATTCTCATGATGTACTCAGTGACCAGCTGCTCCGGGCTGATCAGCACATCCACCGGCAATGCATCGCCTTTAAACAGCTGGGGATACTTTGTAAATCCCAGGGCTCGTACCCGGGCAATCTTTGTCGGCGTATGAAACAGGGTATAGGCCACCTGGCAGGCGACCATATTGGTTTCATCACTATTGGTCACGGCGAGGATCATATCCGCATCCTCGGCGCCCGCCTGCATTAGTACATCGGGGTGAGCTGCATGTCCCTGGACAGTGCGTAGATCGAGGCGGTCCTGCAACGCCCGAAGCAGCTCGGGATCCTGGTCCACCACGGTGATATCGTTAGCTTCAGAAACCAGATTATTGGCCACTGAGGTACCCACTTGCCCTGCACCTAATATTATTATCTTCATTTTTCTGCTTAAGCGTCTGCACCGGAACAGCCGAATAATACTGCGTAACCGCCCTGCAGGAAAACTGTTACAGAAAGTTTTCCTCAACTAAATGCCGCTGAATGACAAAATCACCAGAAATAGATTGTGTTACTTAAGGAAACGCATCGTTACCCTAAGTAACACCTTAAGGGTAACACTACTTATTTCTCATTATCTATCCATTTGATATGAATAGAATTGCTCAACTGGCACAATTTTCGCTTTGTACCCTTTCCAACTTTTGGATATCACCCGCCAATGGCGAAGCGATATATCAAAAATATAATTCAAAAGATCTATTTTATTACCGGCTTCGTACTATATTTTGTATTCACGGACGATATAGTGCGACACATAAGATGCGTGGCTCGATGATGTTGGATGGTGTCGAAAACTATCTACTAAATCGGAAG from Candidatus Sedimenticola sp. (ex Thyasira tokunagai) carries:
- a CDS encoding TrkH family potassium uptake protein, translating into MHFNVVQRILGILLMLFSLTMLPPAIVSYWYEDGASTVFLIAFLITFLAGALARALVRGKQHELRLRDGFMVVVLFWSVLGLTGALPFMLASNPHMSLVDAVFESISGLTTTGATVIVGLDELPRSILYYRQQLQWLGGMGIIVLAVAVLPMLGIGGMQLYRAETPGPMKDSKLTPRITETAKALWYIYLGLTIACALAYWAAGMTLFDAIGHSFATIAIGGFSTHDASMGYFDSTLIEMIAVIFLLLSGANFALHFVAWRRRNPIIYLLDSEFRFYVAVLMVVALVVSLMLYLTGTYEWNEAVAKGVFQAVSIGTTAGFTTADYSVWPGVVAIILLFSSFVGGCAGSTGGGIKVIRFLLLIKQGLREITRLIHPSAQIPIRVGGKTIPSRVVEAVWGFFALYVASFTFMYLALALTGLDLMTAFSAVAASINNLGPGLATVGTNYGQLNDPAKWILCFAMMLGRLEIFTLLVLLTPAYWRK
- the trkA gene encoding Trk system potassium transporter TrkA, with the translated sequence MKIIILGAGQVGTSVANNLVSEANDITVVDQDPELLRALQDRLDLRTVQGHAAHPDVLMQAGAEDADMILAVTNSDETNMVACQVAYTLFHTPTKIARVRALGFTKYPQLFKGDALPVDVLISPEQLVTEYIMRMIKHPGALQVLDFAGGRARLVSVRAYHGGPLVGHELRALHWHIPHVDARIAVIYRQGQAVHPKGDTVIEVDDEVFFIAASENIRLVMNELRKSEKPYKRLIFAGGGNIGKRLASALERYYQVKLIECDKSRAQRVAEDLQKTIVLHGDVSDESLLLEENIEDTDLFCAVTNDDEANILSAMLAKRLGARKVMALINRGAYVDMVQDGPIDFAISPQQATIGTLLTYVRRGDVVMVHSLRGGTSEAIEAVAHGDPGSSQVVGRAVENIDLPPGANIGAIVRGSEVLIAHHDTVIRKEDHVILFLVDKQHISDVERLFQVGITYL